The following are encoded in a window of Phaseolus vulgaris cultivar G19833 chromosome 3, P. vulgaris v2.0, whole genome shotgun sequence genomic DNA:
- the LOC137806886 gene encoding protein RALF-like 33: MGTSTTFFCAFFLACAILAQSSSSTLEFTADLGAFFLPVKSECRGSVAECGLLAAADDDAEFLMDSETSRRILAGKTYISYGALRRNTVPCSRRGASYYNCRPGAQANPYSRGCSAITRCRR, encoded by the coding sequence ATGGGAACCTCCACAACCTTCTTCTGTGCCTTCTTCCTCGCATGTGCGATTCTCGCCCAATCCTCATCGTCCACTCTCGAATTCACCGCCGACCTCGGCGCCTTCTTCCTCCCTGTCAAGTCTGAATGTCGTGGATCCGTCGCCGAGTGCGGCCTCCTCGCCGCCGCCGACGACGACGCCGAGTTTCTGATGGACTCCGAGACCAGCCGGCGCATTCTGGCAGGAAAGACCTACATAAGCTATGGTGCGCTGAGGAGGAACACAGTCCCTTGCTCGCGACGCGGCGCTTCCTACTACAATTGCCGGCCCGGCGCTCAGGCCAACCCCTACAGTCGCGGATGCAGCGCTATCACCCGATGCAGACGTTGA